One window of Pseudomonas urmiensis genomic DNA carries:
- the icmH gene encoding type IVB secretion system protein IcmH/DotU: MSDKQNTPGAIDTELHGLLEQPHSAASRSAAPADYPGYPADPQFQLRGAFSNLMIDAAMPLFGLAMRLQTLDDHQDIKQLYKDVHNQITSVLAELRQHNYEPAHLLAYSYSLCLYLDETVMSTPWGKNSSWSQQPLLSDFHQETWGGEKFFTVLSRMMLEPQRYQQVLEFMYLCLCMGLKGKYAILPKGDEALQNLIVKLHRQIRELRGPVPEYLSDPLTNVAPRNFRMNRQWPWWSPLVISAVALAALYAFYSYRLHVITTEVLQSLNGILQ; encoded by the coding sequence ATGAGCGACAAGCAAAATACCCCTGGCGCCATCGATACCGAGTTGCACGGCCTGCTCGAACAACCCCATAGCGCGGCATCGCGCAGCGCGGCCCCAGCCGACTACCCGGGCTACCCAGCCGACCCGCAATTTCAACTGCGCGGCGCCTTCAGCAACCTCATGATCGATGCGGCAATGCCCTTGTTTGGCTTGGCCATGCGCTTGCAGACACTGGACGATCATCAAGACATCAAGCAGTTGTACAAGGACGTCCACAACCAGATCACTAGCGTCTTGGCAGAGCTGCGCCAGCACAACTATGAGCCTGCGCACCTGCTGGCCTATTCCTACTCCTTGTGCCTCTACCTGGATGAAACCGTGATGAGCACCCCCTGGGGCAAGAACTCCAGCTGGAGCCAACAGCCGCTGCTGAGCGATTTTCACCAGGAAACCTGGGGCGGGGAAAAGTTCTTTACCGTGCTCTCGCGAATGATGCTCGAACCGCAGCGCTATCAGCAGGTGCTGGAGTTCATGTACCTGTGCTTGTGCATGGGCTTGAAGGGCAAATACGCCATCCTGCCCAAGGGCGACGAGGCCTTGCAGAACCTCATCGTCAAGCTACACCGGCAGATTCGAGAACTGCGAGGCCCGGTCCCGGAGTACTTGAGCGACCCACTGACCAATGTCGCGCCGCGTAACTTTCGGATGAACCGCCAATGGCCGTGGTGGAGCCCACTGGTGATCAGCGCAGTCGCCCTTGCCGCCTTATACGCCTTCTATAGCTACCGCCTGCATGTGATTACTACCGAGGTGCTGCAGTCGCTCAACGGCATCCTGCAGTGA
- a CDS encoding FHA domain-containing protein — protein MKITLTISNPDQLQHGVTVSHQFDNRGGTLGSVGADWLLIDRERRILPIHCEIRWLEKSFCAVDRCGQTFLNDNQMSLAGTAAVRLQEGDCLRIGAHRVLVHYHRDPPSQLASRGALEELFEPGKRLLDALVNDLPAGTLDLEPAAPTCPAVLDICQAFKADSGCDPLLALEAPSTLHPAGDTTMTNIRPGEKL, from the coding sequence ATGAAGATCACCCTGACTATCAGCAATCCCGATCAACTGCAGCATGGCGTCACCGTCAGCCATCAGTTCGACAACCGCGGCGGCACGCTCGGCAGCGTCGGCGCCGACTGGCTGTTGATCGATCGCGAGCGACGCATTCTGCCCATCCATTGCGAGATTCGTTGGCTTGAAAAGAGCTTTTGCGCCGTTGATCGTTGCGGCCAGACCTTCCTCAATGACAACCAGATGAGCCTTGCAGGCACAGCTGCGGTGCGCCTGCAGGAAGGCGATTGCCTGCGTATCGGCGCCCATCGCGTGTTGGTCCACTATCACCGCGACCCACCCAGCCAGCTGGCCAGTCGCGGCGCCCTGGAAGAACTGTTCGAGCCTGGCAAGCGCCTCTTGGATGCCCTGGTGAACGATCTGCCGGCCGGCACCCTGGACCTGGAGCCAGCAGCCCCCACCTGTCCCGCCGTGCTCGACATCTGCCAGGCGTTCAAAGCCGACAGTGGCTGCGACCCCCTACTGGCACTGGAAGCCCCATCTACTTTGCACCCTGCAGGAGACACCACCATGACCAATATCCGCCCAGGGGAAAAGCTGTGA
- the tssG gene encoding type VI secretion system baseplate subunit TssG, which yields MALADRQTTADLADTLLAEAHLHNFFQLLERLHGLHDDDLEPHRPADATQPRLRLGSDPRLTFPVADVLEAQRLPQRADNDDRYRVCTTFLGLHGTDSPLPSYYLDQLAYEHAQGKGVRPAFFDFFNHYLLSLLHRIWRKYRYYIRFQTQASDHFSAYIYALIGLGNEQLRVDTALPWSRLLSFAGVIASRSRAPGTVAGIIAHCFDLRQVQIREFEKRSVSFDVRQRVSLGLTNGQLGSAFIVGDRSRTRSSKFAILIGDLDQAQLRDFLPSGINFGRLRALIDFLLRDGLAYDLELRLKQQQLPPFNLSRSQGSHLGWTSFIDDRHGATSPKVLIRVRS from the coding sequence ATGGCCCTTGCTGACCGGCAGACAACCGCTGATCTAGCCGACACGCTGCTCGCCGAAGCTCATCTGCACAATTTCTTCCAATTGCTGGAGAGGCTGCATGGCTTGCACGATGATGACCTTGAGCCACATAGGCCAGCAGATGCTACGCAGCCGCGGCTACGCCTTGGCAGCGACCCTCGCCTGACCTTTCCGGTGGCCGACGTGCTGGAGGCGCAGCGCCTGCCGCAGCGGGCAGACAACGATGACCGCTACCGGGTTTGCACCACCTTCCTGGGGCTGCACGGTACAGACTCACCGCTGCCCAGCTACTACCTGGACCAGCTCGCTTACGAGCATGCCCAGGGCAAAGGCGTGCGCCCGGCATTCTTCGATTTCTTCAATCACTATTTGCTCAGCCTGCTCCACCGGATCTGGCGCAAGTACCGCTATTACATCCGCTTCCAGACCCAAGCCAGCGACCACTTTTCTGCCTATATCTACGCCTTGATCGGCCTGGGTAACGAGCAACTGCGGGTGGATACGGCATTGCCCTGGAGCCGCCTGCTCAGCTTTGCCGGGGTGATTGCCAGCCGCAGCCGCGCCCCCGGCACGGTGGCCGGGATCATCGCCCACTGCTTTGATCTGCGGCAGGTGCAGATCCGCGAATTTGAAAAGCGCTCGGTGTCATTCGATGTCCGCCAGAGGGTCAGTCTTGGCCTGACCAATGGCCAGTTGGGCAGCGCTTTCATTGTCGGTGATCGCAGCCGAACCCGCAGCAGCAAGTTCGCCATTCTGATTGGTGATCTCGACCAAGCCCAACTACGCGACTTCCTGCCCAGCGGTATCAATTTTGGGCGTTTGCGGGCGCTGATTGATTTTCTCCTGCGTGATGGCCTGGCCTACGACCTGGAGCTGCGCCTCAAACAGCAGCAACTGCCGCCGTTCAACTTAAGCCGCTCGCAAGGCAGCCACCTGGGCTGGACCAGTTTTATCGATGATCGGCACGGCGCGACCAGCCCCAAGGTACTCATCAGGGTGCGCTCATGA
- the tssJ gene encoding type VI secretion system lipoprotein TssJ, whose protein sequence is MKLRPLIIAALFLPLLGCTVLSKVGQVLMDPSIPVGAASDQPTQVAFSLYASPTLNGNPRSLDATVADAVLEPSPYAVSLTAGNPQVLTEKVEVLLAYLQEQFPAVSPIEQEQEQEQEQEQEQEQPTLPRSSMEDSSPGTYDDPAVHLSLAQPQTVSAEQIATPIAIKIFQLRDDSLLHNAVFSGLEQDPAKALRSTYIRDDDYLLTPGQFKFVPFEALDADTRFIAVIANYSNQQDTTWKQVLRVQPRGRKVVLAVQINDSQILLKEES, encoded by the coding sequence GTGAAGCTGCGTCCCCTGATAATCGCTGCACTGTTTCTACCCCTGCTGGGCTGCACGGTCTTGAGCAAGGTTGGCCAGGTATTGATGGACCCCAGCATACCGGTGGGCGCTGCGAGTGATCAGCCAACCCAGGTTGCTTTCAGCCTGTATGCCAGCCCCACCCTCAATGGCAACCCACGAAGCCTCGATGCCACGGTTGCCGATGCAGTACTGGAGCCAAGCCCCTATGCAGTCAGTCTCACTGCTGGCAACCCACAGGTCTTGACTGAAAAGGTCGAAGTACTGCTGGCGTATCTGCAAGAGCAATTTCCAGCCGTGTCTCCTATAGAGCAGGAACAGGAACAGGAACAGGAACAGGAACAGGAACAGGAACAACCAACCCTGCCGCGCTCGTCCATGGAGGACAGCAGCCCAGGCACTTACGACGACCCGGCAGTGCACCTGAGCCTGGCGCAGCCGCAGACGGTATCGGCTGAGCAGATCGCCACGCCCATCGCCATCAAGATCTTCCAGTTGCGTGACGACTCACTGCTGCATAACGCCGTCTTTTCGGGCCTGGAACAAGACCCGGCCAAGGCCCTGCGCAGCACTTACATACGTGACGACGACTATCTCCTGACGCCAGGTCAGTTCAAGTTCGTGCCCTTCGAAGCGCTCGATGCCGACACCCGTTTCATTGCCGTAATTGCTAATTACAGCAACCAACAGGACACCACCTGGAAGCAGGTCCTGCGCGTCCAGCCGCGGGGTCGCAAGGTGGTGCTCGCCGTACAGATCAACGACTCACAGATCCTGCTCAAGGAAGAAAGCTGA
- a CDS encoding T6SS effector BTH_I2691 family protein, translating to MTISRHIAHAIAESAMPPDQCLACERQGLPILPLRRALVPDTRPAYNAPVIGGKPVETRLGLRTLRMGYLYVLLDRKVWQAFEVTEHAHLRRFNPLEPPPAPPRPLPKRCVGKDHDIPSAFLTLDSKTYSSAWIAFSSDAWPPSVLNAYRDGKAPPERFQVLDLAQVRNAPGELGLAMTPDALKVDRQVFEYAEQLPGDFDSVHGFHSRFLRQTALRGYVLNAIAKHQLEHGVLALDLDDTVGMVQEFNHARLNWITTRQRWREEPLRAYQLQTSQLLLSIRAMHRQWAEQQTPAFDAQTGDGPPLFVDPAVERQRIVDYTAQNSDERLEQRYHEPMRAAFQAEYDRQEAQYQHYIDLNARFYASLCASPTFKRIEQYDYDGNDRESGIAYCKTMALCLAGGISEAPTATPEAQPAAGSSAALWLKWLQDPHSPPYRALLLRDQSLLAALLPSFSITDPTEWNDSDKLYAALSKVIASEDAGLRLRTSLQQAISDAQGALNAASQRLHPLAGPGVQRAVMRLNCASQWLYNGVQLVELQVQMKLSEYYALQSAHLRQMQRTANAAMAQARERMHVSLEELQQQSQSSLRKVRPIIQNGLLSLAVLDPKLAHSVIVVSVWVQGTAEQVRDTLVNGTRASLEELNRAAQVTMLDLSVAVGTLEPNARQALQGLRVTSRQAAQLLGTSFTGLRGVAGSWELLLAMGGLYLLSDSLEKNMQKAEAEIGDKSMEAWLALQGSSLAILGGSVEAVGLIVRQSALQVQKSAALAAAGASGASSGVAVGHSLVRVGSIIGAAAGVYDATQAHLAARRTSTAGDKHASSAYSIAKYTFAFGAYFSMTAVLSPALLGPLGIAIVLTLTAYSLAKWAEHNESSSLERWARRCYFGKADETPAIHWNRPEHADIALAELNAATLGLITQIGFETRNADPTVSSKIGGLASLATLQHIKFRIILPGFDETKSAYHWTLTVHRHGDGHSPNYTGGETIINGEFLPLPHSTTALRQVSLQASRLPKFPDYKKDSIVVNKSRHQTRPHTSEHFYHEEISGSIELNPDIGKHNILAATLSVTYWPDRSAVDAYAEIIQEQKNK from the coding sequence ATGACCATCAGCCGGCACATCGCCCACGCCATCGCCGAGTCGGCGATGCCCCCCGACCAGTGCCTGGCCTGCGAACGCCAAGGCCTGCCAATCCTGCCCCTGCGCCGGGCGCTGGTGCCCGACACCCGTCCCGCCTACAACGCGCCCGTAATTGGCGGCAAACCCGTGGAAACCCGCCTGGGCCTGCGAACCTTGCGCATGGGCTACCTGTATGTGCTGCTCGACCGCAAGGTCTGGCAGGCCTTCGAGGTCACCGAACACGCTCACTTGCGCCGCTTCAACCCGCTCGAACCCCCACCGGCACCGCCGCGGCCGCTGCCCAAACGGTGCGTGGGCAAAGACCACGACATCCCGTCTGCCTTCCTCACCCTCGACAGCAAGACCTACAGCAGCGCCTGGATTGCCTTCTCCAGCGATGCCTGGCCGCCGAGCGTGCTCAATGCCTACCGCGATGGCAAGGCCCCGCCCGAGCGCTTTCAGGTGCTGGACCTGGCCCAGGTGCGCAATGCCCCTGGCGAACTGGGCCTGGCGATGACCCCGGACGCCCTCAAAGTCGATCGCCAGGTCTTCGAATACGCCGAACAACTGCCCGGCGACTTCGACAGCGTGCATGGCTTTCACAGCCGCTTCCTGCGCCAGACTGCGCTGCGCGGCTATGTGCTCAACGCCATCGCCAAGCACCAGTTGGAGCACGGTGTGCTCGCCCTGGACCTCGATGACACGGTTGGCATGGTGCAGGAGTTCAACCATGCGCGGCTGAACTGGATCACCACCCGGCAGCGATGGCGTGAAGAGCCGCTGCGGGCTTATCAACTGCAAACCTCGCAACTGCTGTTGAGCATCCGCGCCATGCACCGGCAGTGGGCCGAGCAACAGACGCCAGCGTTCGACGCGCAGACCGGCGATGGCCCACCGCTGTTCGTCGACCCTGCGGTGGAGCGCCAGCGAATAGTTGATTACACGGCGCAGAACAGCGACGAGCGGCTCGAGCAGCGCTATCACGAACCGATGCGCGCCGCCTTCCAAGCCGAGTACGACCGCCAGGAGGCGCAGTACCAACATTACATTGACCTCAATGCCAGGTTCTACGCGTCGCTGTGCGCCAGCCCGACGTTCAAGCGCATCGAGCAATACGACTATGACGGCAATGATCGCGAGTCTGGCATTGCCTACTGCAAGACCATGGCGCTGTGCCTGGCTGGCGGCATCAGCGAAGCGCCAACCGCCACCCCCGAGGCGCAGCCGGCTGCGGGCAGCAGCGCAGCGCTCTGGCTGAAGTGGCTGCAAGACCCGCACAGCCCGCCCTATCGCGCCTTGCTCCTGCGTGATCAGTCGTTGCTGGCGGCCTTGCTGCCAAGCTTCTCCATCACCGATCCCACCGAGTGGAACGACAGCGACAAGCTCTATGCGGCGCTGAGCAAGGTCATTGCCAGCGAGGATGCCGGCTTGCGCCTGCGCACTTCGCTGCAACAAGCGATCAGCGACGCGCAAGGCGCACTCAACGCGGCCAGCCAACGCCTGCACCCGCTGGCAGGCCCCGGGGTTCAGCGTGCGGTGATGCGCCTGAACTGTGCCAGCCAGTGGCTGTACAACGGCGTACAGCTGGTCGAGTTGCAGGTGCAGATGAAGCTCAGCGAGTACTACGCCCTGCAAAGTGCCCACTTGCGGCAGATGCAGCGCACCGCCAATGCCGCGATGGCCCAGGCCCGCGAGCGCATGCACGTGAGCCTTGAGGAGCTGCAGCAGCAGTCGCAGTCCAGCCTGCGCAAGGTTCGGCCGATCATCCAGAACGGGCTGCTGAGCCTGGCGGTACTCGATCCGAAGCTGGCGCACAGCGTGATTGTCGTCAGCGTCTGGGTCCAAGGAACGGCAGAGCAAGTGCGCGACACGCTGGTCAATGGCACACGCGCCAGCCTTGAGGAATTGAACCGGGCAGCGCAGGTGACGATGCTCGATCTGAGCGTCGCCGTGGGCACCCTGGAGCCGAATGCGCGCCAGGCGCTGCAGGGCCTGCGGGTGACCTCGCGACAAGCGGCGCAGTTGCTTGGCACCAGTTTCACAGGGCTGCGCGGGGTCGCGGGAAGCTGGGAGTTGCTGCTGGCCATGGGCGGGCTGTACCTGCTCAGTGACAGCCTGGAAAAGAACATGCAAAAGGCCGAGGCCGAAATTGGCGATAAGTCCATGGAAGCCTGGCTGGCATTGCAGGGCTCCAGCTTGGCGATACTCGGGGGGAGCGTTGAAGCGGTCGGGTTGATTGTCCGGCAGAGCGCTTTGCAGGTTCAGAAAAGCGCGGCGTTGGCGGCGGCCGGGGCGTCAGGCGCAAGCTCGGGGGTAGCGGTGGGCCATTCATTGGTAAGAGTTGGCTCGATAATTGGTGCGGCAGCGGGAGTTTATGACGCAACCCAAGCACACTTGGCCGCAAGGCGCACATCTACAGCGGGAGATAAGCACGCATCTAGTGCTTATTCGATCGCGAAATATACATTCGCTTTCGGCGCTTACTTCTCGATGACTGCCGTCCTAAGTCCCGCACTGCTTGGCCCATTGGGCATCGCGATAGTGTTGACGCTAACCGCCTATAGCTTAGCTAAATGGGCTGAACATAATGAGTCTAGCTCATTAGAGCGGTGGGCTCGACGATGCTACTTCGGTAAAGCCGATGAGACACCCGCCATTCATTGGAATAGACCTGAGCACGCGGACATTGCCCTTGCCGAACTCAACGCCGCCACACTAGGTCTCATCACCCAAATCGGATTCGAGACGCGCAACGCAGATCCAACAGTCAGCTCGAAAATCGGAGGCCTGGCGAGTTTAGCTACGCTACAGCACATCAAATTCAGAATCATCCTCCCTGGTTTTGACGAGACTAAATCCGCCTATCACTGGACGCTAACTGTGCACCGTCATGGAGATGGTCACTCACCCAACTACACGGGCGGCGAGACTATTATAAACGGCGAATTCCTCCCCTTACCGCATTCCACGACAGCCTTGAGACAGGTTTCACTACAAGCCTCCCGACTTCCAAAATTTCCTGACTACAAAAAAGACAGCATCGTGGTGAATAAATCCAGACACCAAACTCGCCCCCATACAAGCGAACACTTTTACCATGAAGAGATCAGCGGAAGCATCGAATTGAATCCCGATATCGGCAAGCACAACATCTTAGCGGCAACATTGTCTGTCACCTATTGGCCGGACAGAAGCGCTGTAGATGCATACGCCGAAATCATTCAAGAGCAGAAAAACAAGTGA
- the tssK gene encoding type VI secretion system baseplate subunit TssK, which produces MSSRNPVVWREGLFVKPQHFQQLARASEAAVHQRLSSLNSSFYGFSELQLNQEYLCFGKIAITRARGVMPDGTVFDIPGDLPPPAPLEIIDNLTHQNDVYLCLPLRSDGGREVRWPDSSANYRYIANTEDIKDTHTDDGDIAAVDLAVLNLQLKRDSEDASAYTRLALGRILERRPDGSLVLDESVYPTCISVQAVPSLKRFLDEVCNTLRERARNLAARIGSSGQSGVADISDFNLLQAMNRWWPCFQHLARQPHTHPEQLYLAMSQACGELVTFTDESRLPQEYPAYQHSALHTSFKPLEDALRRTLSIVLQPRAVSLPLEQRQYGVLVATLEDRRLLDSAQFILAIRASVPAESLRQQFTQKAKVTSLEALTDLVPLQLPGIPLLPLPVAPRELPFHAGFSYFELDRRNPAWQVMNDSSGFGLHIAGEFPGLELQLWAIRSE; this is translated from the coding sequence ATGAGCTCACGCAACCCTGTCGTCTGGCGCGAAGGCTTGTTCGTCAAGCCGCAACACTTTCAGCAGTTGGCGAGGGCCAGCGAAGCCGCCGTTCACCAGCGCCTGAGCAGCCTCAATAGCTCGTTCTATGGGTTCAGCGAATTGCAGCTGAATCAGGAGTACTTATGCTTTGGCAAGATCGCCATTACCCGGGCTCGGGGCGTCATGCCCGACGGCACGGTGTTCGACATCCCCGGCGACTTGCCGCCTCCTGCACCGCTGGAAATCATCGACAACCTCACGCACCAGAACGACGTGTACCTGTGCCTGCCACTGCGCAGCGACGGCGGCCGTGAAGTACGCTGGCCAGACAGCAGCGCCAACTATCGCTACATCGCCAACACCGAAGATATCAAGGATACCCATACCGACGACGGCGACATCGCGGCTGTGGACCTGGCAGTGCTCAACCTGCAACTCAAACGAGACAGTGAAGACGCCAGCGCCTACACCCGCCTAGCCTTGGGGCGCATCCTGGAGCGTCGCCCCGACGGCAGCCTGGTGCTGGACGAAAGCGTCTACCCCACCTGCATCTCTGTGCAAGCGGTGCCCTCGCTCAAACGTTTTCTCGATGAAGTCTGCAACACCCTGCGCGAGCGCGCTCGCAACCTTGCGGCACGGATAGGTTCGTCAGGACAGTCGGGGGTGGCCGACATCAGTGACTTCAATCTGCTGCAAGCCATGAACCGCTGGTGGCCGTGCTTCCAGCATCTGGCGCGACAGCCGCATACCCACCCTGAGCAGTTGTACCTGGCCATGAGCCAAGCCTGTGGCGAACTGGTGACCTTCACGGATGAGAGTCGCTTGCCACAGGAGTATCCGGCTTATCAGCACAGCGCGTTGCACACTTCCTTCAAACCGCTGGAAGACGCCTTGCGGCGCACCTTGAGCATTGTCCTGCAACCTCGGGCGGTGTCACTGCCGCTTGAGCAACGCCAATACGGTGTGTTGGTCGCAACCCTCGAAGACCGGCGCCTGCTGGACAGCGCGCAGTTCATCCTGGCGATACGCGCCAGCGTGCCAGCAGAGTCGCTGCGCCAGCAGTTCACGCAGAAAGCCAAGGTCACCTCACTTGAAGCGCTGACCGATCTGGTGCCGCTGCAATTGCCTGGTATTCCGCTGCTGCCGCTGCCGGTAGCCCCGCGCGAGCTGCCGTTCCATGCAGGCTTTAGTTACTTCGAGCTGGATCGACGCAATCCGGCTTGGCAGGTGATGAACGACAGTAGCGGCTTTGGCTTGCACATCGCCGGCGAGTTCCCAGGGCTTGAGTTGCAGTTGTGGGCGATCAGGAGCGAATGA
- a CDS encoding type VI secretion system Vgr family protein: MPRQSDLRYSLQPLVGDAAFEVVSFTLDEALSTPFKLNLELVSADADVDFAQLLDQPVLFTIWDGPRPVRYVHGLVSSFSQGDSGFSRTRYQALVEPQLARASLRSNWRIFQQKTVPQILELMFQAQRLSNVSLVACFDHQVREFCVQAGETDLDFLSRLAAEEGFIYSFEHSATGHQLIITDRLLEMGLISRSVIKAEDDDEGFVDDVETPDADPIAVLYQPNGGGDQAKPALHRFRYSEQVRSARQVQRDYSFKHPAYRQEHAATASDLQHQSPAYERFDYPGRYKRDVVGKPFTHNRLTALRHDARIAQVEGDDVRLQPGLSFNLIDHPREDLNAHWRVIGVHHEGCQFTSLQQEAVGADQGTRYLQQATLIPGRIEWKPALLPKPHIDGPHMATVVGPANEQIYCDEWGRVKVSFPWDRDSQENEFSSCWVRVSQGWAGGSWGAMAIPRIGQEVIIHYVNADPDQPLITGRTYCANQLPPYELPKHKTRMTIKSQTHKGQGFNELRFEDELGHEEVFIHAQRDQNNHVGNDETSCIGRNRVERVGNDEQTAVGNDLRQQTGRDHSHSIGRTCQVSIGQDLLEQVGNERRESTHANHYQTVGGDNELVVNGRQTVSVGQGVNHQTTVYQLQVNERIEFRSPGGSIILDQHGITLDGLTLTFKGPTQASTPGAGNSVVVELLADEGNRCEENA, from the coding sequence ATGCCCCGCCAATCCGATCTTCGTTACAGCTTGCAACCCTTGGTCGGCGACGCCGCATTCGAGGTGGTCTCGTTCACCCTCGATGAAGCCTTGAGCACCCCGTTCAAGCTCAACCTGGAGCTGGTCAGCGCAGACGCCGACGTCGACTTTGCCCAGTTGCTCGACCAGCCTGTGCTGTTCACTATCTGGGACGGCCCACGCCCGGTGCGCTACGTGCACGGCCTGGTCAGCAGCTTCAGCCAGGGTGACAGCGGCTTCTCTCGCACCCGCTACCAGGCGCTGGTCGAACCACAGCTGGCCCGCGCCAGCCTGCGTTCGAACTGGCGGATCTTCCAGCAAAAGACCGTGCCGCAAATCCTTGAACTGATGTTCCAGGCCCAGCGGCTGAGCAATGTCAGCCTGGTGGCCTGTTTCGACCATCAGGTTCGCGAGTTCTGTGTCCAGGCCGGTGAAACCGACCTCGACTTCCTGTCCCGCCTGGCCGCCGAAGAAGGCTTTATCTACAGCTTCGAGCACAGCGCCACCGGCCATCAACTGATCATCACCGACCGCCTGCTGGAGATGGGCCTGATCAGCCGCAGCGTGATCAAGGCCGAAGACGACGATGAAGGCTTCGTCGATGACGTCGAAACACCCGACGCCGACCCCATCGCCGTGCTCTACCAGCCCAACGGCGGCGGCGATCAGGCCAAACCCGCCCTGCACCGCTTTCGCTACAGCGAACAGGTGCGCAGCGCCCGCCAGGTGCAGCGCGACTACAGCTTCAAGCACCCCGCCTACCGCCAGGAGCATGCCGCCACGGCCAGCGACCTGCAGCACCAGTCCCCGGCCTACGAGCGCTTCGACTATCCCGGACGCTACAAGCGGGATGTGGTCGGCAAGCCGTTCACCCACAACCGCCTCACCGCCTTGCGCCACGATGCACGCATCGCCCAGGTCGAAGGCGACGATGTGCGCCTGCAACCAGGCTTGAGTTTCAACCTGATCGACCACCCGCGCGAAGACCTCAACGCCCACTGGCGGGTGATCGGCGTGCACCACGAGGGCTGCCAGTTCACCAGCCTGCAGCAAGAGGCGGTGGGCGCCGACCAGGGCACCCGCTACCTGCAACAGGCGACGCTGATTCCCGGGCGCATCGAGTGGAAACCCGCCCTGCTGCCCAAGCCGCATATCGACGGCCCGCACATGGCCACCGTGGTCGGCCCGGCCAACGAGCAGATCTATTGCGATGAATGGGGCCGGGTCAAGGTCAGCTTCCCCTGGGACCGCGACAGCCAGGAAAATGAGTTCAGCTCGTGCTGGGTGCGCGTCTCGCAAGGCTGGGCCGGCGGCAGCTGGGGCGCGATGGCCATCCCACGGATCGGCCAGGAAGTGATCATCCACTACGTCAATGCCGACCCCGACCAGCCGCTGATCACCGGCCGCACCTACTGCGCCAACCAGCTACCGCCGTACGAGCTGCCCAAGCACAAGACGCGCATGACCATCAAAAGCCAGACCCACAAGGGCCAAGGTTTCAACGAACTGCGTTTCGAGGATGAGCTGGGGCATGAGGAGGTGTTCATTCATGCGCAGAGGGATCAGAACAACCACGTTGGTAATGACGAAACAAGCTGCATCGGCCGCAACCGTGTCGAGCGCGTGGGTAACGATGAGCAAACCGCGGTGGGTAACGACCTACGACAGCAAACGGGTCGCGATCATAGCCACAGCATAGGTCGAACATGCCAAGTGAGCATTGGCCAGGATCTGCTCGAGCAGGTGGGTAACGAGCGCCGCGAGTCAACCCATGCCAATCACTACCAAACAGTTGGCGGCGATAACGAGCTGGTCGTCAACGGCCGGCAGACCGTGAGCGTCGGTCAGGGTGTCAATCATCAGACCACTGTCTACCAACTACAGGTAAATGAGCGCATTGAGTTCAGAAGCCCCGGCGGCAGCATCATTCTGGATCAACACGGCATCACCCTCGATGGCCTGACGCTCACGTTCAAGGGTCCGACCCAAGCCAGTACCCCCGGTGCCGGTAACAGCGTGGTCGTGGAGTTGCTTGCTGACGAAGGCAACCGGTGCGAGGAAAACGCCTAA
- a CDS encoding Hcp family type VI secretion system effector yields MPTPAYIKIEGKTQGNITAGAFTSDSVGNVFVEGHEDEILVQEIKHQVSVPTDPQSGQPAGQRVHKPFIFTSALNKATPLMYGALASGEMLPTVEVNWYRTSVEGKQEHFFTTKLEDATIVDINTVLPHAQDKENENYTQLIEVSLSYRKITWTHETSGTEGSDDWRKPIAS; encoded by the coding sequence ATGCCAACACCCGCTTACATCAAGATCGAAGGCAAAACCCAGGGCAACATCACTGCTGGAGCCTTCACCTCCGACTCGGTCGGCAACGTCTTTGTCGAGGGTCATGAAGACGAGATCCTGGTACAGGAAATCAAACACCAGGTGAGCGTCCCGACCGATCCGCAGAGTGGTCAACCTGCCGGCCAACGGGTGCACAAGCCTTTCATCTTCACCAGCGCGCTGAACAAAGCCACGCCGCTGATGTATGGCGCACTGGCCAGCGGAGAGATGCTGCCAACCGTCGAGGTCAACTGGTACCGCACTTCAGTGGAGGGCAAACAGGAGCATTTCTTCACGACCAAGCTTGAGGACGCAACCATCGTCGACATCAACACCGTGCTGCCGCACGCCCAAGACAAGGAGAACGAGAACTACACCCAACTGATCGAAGTATCCCTGTCCTATCGCAAAATCACCTGGACCCACGAAACCTCGGGGACCGAGGGTTCTGACGATTGGCGCAAACCTATCGCCTCCTGA